From a single Falco peregrinus isolate bFalPer1 chromosome 10, bFalPer1.pri, whole genome shotgun sequence genomic region:
- the CDC7 gene encoding cell division cycle 7-related protein kinase isoform X1 → METVLKSHYDEQHPHQAEDFCGKHEQNSKLSAGIKKDIEKLYEAVPQLVNVFKIKEKIGEGTFSSVYLATAQLQTGHEEKMALKHLLPTSHPLRIAAELQCLTVAGGQDNVMGVKYCFRKNDHVVIVMPYLEHESFLDILNSLSFEEVREYMFNLFKALRRIHHFGIVHRDVKPSNFLYNRQLKEYALVDFGLAQGTPDTKIELLKTAHSEDQQGSCPQNNPTIALGNGVSVSVAGPKEAQQSASKAADKRSSSLPKIQSKQAGGGKEDSVHHSAQRSVFGERNFNVYSSTYQENSSTKLIKQSKVIDVSSRKLVTKKKTISTKTVSNGAARRAASGCPSNLTCDCYATDRVCSVCLSRCQQVAPRAGTPGFRAPEVLTKCPTQTTAIDMWSAGIIFLSLLSERYPFYKASDDLTALAQIMTVRGSRETIQAAKTFGKSILCTQVVPAQNLRTLCERLRGTNSSCERSESEVPSQSVNDAALPVTVDNSCAPETLGKKIQHLKSFQEGDGALEMKATDMKGWDQVPDEAYDLLDKLLDLNPATRITAKEALLHPFFKDMRH, encoded by the exons ATGGAGACAGTGTTGAAGTCTCACTATGATGAACAGCACCCTCATCAGGCTGAAGACTTCTGTGGGAAGCATGAGCAGAACAGCAAGCTTTCAG CAGGAATAAAAAAGGATATAGAAAAGCTTTATGAAGCAGTGCCACAGCTTGTGAATGTGttcaaaattaaggaaaaaattggAGAAg GTActtttagttctgtttactTGGCCACAGCACAACTACAGACaggacatgaggaaaaaatggcTCTGAAACACTTGCTTCCAACCAGCCACCCTCTGCGAATTGCTGCTGAACTTCAGTGCCTCACAGTAGCAGG GGGACAAGATAACGTTATGGGAGTTAAATACTGCTTTAGGAAAAATGATCATGTGGTTATTGTTATGCCTTATCTGGAACATGAATCCTTCTTG GACATCTTGaattctctttcctttgaaGAAGTGAGGGAATACATGTTTAATCTGTTTAAAGCGTTGAGGCGCATTCATCACTTTGGTATTGTTCACCGTGACGTCAAGCCCAGTAACTTCCTCTACAACAGGCAGCTAAAAGA GTATGCCTTGGTAGATTTTGGTTTGGCACAAGGAACCCCTGATACAAAAATTGAACTTCTCAAAACAGCCCATTCTGAAGACCAGCAGGGAAGTTGCCCGCAAAATAATCCCACCATAGCTTTGGGAAACGGGGTTTCTGTCAGTGTCGCAGGACCTAAAGAGGCTCAACAGTCAGCCTCGAAAGCAGCTGATAAAAGGTCCAGCTCACTTCCAAAAATACAGAGTAaacaagcaggaggaggaaag GAGGATTCTGTGCACCATTCTGCCCAGCGCTCTGTCTTTGGGGAGAGGAATTTCAATGTCTATAGTTCTACATACCAGGAGAACTCAAGTACAAAA CTCATAAAACAATCAAAGGTGATAGATGTTTCATCTAGGAAGTTAGTAACAAAGAAGAAGACTATTTCTACCAAAACAGTGAGCAATGgggcagccaggagagctgccaGTGGTTGTCCCTCAAACCTGACCTGTGACTGTTATGCAACGGACAGAGTTTGCAGTGTTTGCCTTTCAAG GTGTCAGCAAGTTGCTCCCAGAGCAGGGACACCTGGATTTAGAGCACCAGAAGTATTAACAAAGTGCCCCACTCAGACCACAG CAATTGACATGTGGTCTGCGGGAATCATATTCCTTTCCCTGCTCAGTGAACGGTATCCATTTTACAAAGCAAGTGATGATTTAACTGCTTTGGCACAAATCATGACAGTTCGTGGATCCAGAGAAACCATTCAGGCTGCTAAAACTTTTG gtaaATCAATTCTGTGTACTCAAGTTGTCCCTGCACAAAACTTAAGAACCCTCTGTGAGAGGCTGAGAGGAACAAATAGCAGCTGTGAGAGATCCGAGAGTGAAGTGCCCAGCCAGTCTGTAAATGACGCAGCTTTGCCGGTTACAGTAGACAACTCATGTGCTCCTGAGacacttgggaaaaaaattcagcacttAAAGAGCTTTCAGGAAGGTGATGGTGCTTTGGAAATGAAGGCAACAGACATGAAAGGATGGGATCAGGTTCCTGATGAAGCCTATGACCTACTTGATAAGCTACTAGACTTAAACCCTGCAACAAGAATAACTGCAAAAGAGGCTTTGCtgcatcctttttttaaagacatgaGACACTGA
- the CDC7 gene encoding cell division cycle 7-related protein kinase isoform X2, with translation METVLKSHYDEQHPHQAEDFCGKHEQNSKLSGIKKDIEKLYEAVPQLVNVFKIKEKIGEGTFSSVYLATAQLQTGHEEKMALKHLLPTSHPLRIAAELQCLTVAGGQDNVMGVKYCFRKNDHVVIVMPYLEHESFLDILNSLSFEEVREYMFNLFKALRRIHHFGIVHRDVKPSNFLYNRQLKEYALVDFGLAQGTPDTKIELLKTAHSEDQQGSCPQNNPTIALGNGVSVSVAGPKEAQQSASKAADKRSSSLPKIQSKQAGGGKEDSVHHSAQRSVFGERNFNVYSSTYQENSSTKLIKQSKVIDVSSRKLVTKKKTISTKTVSNGAARRAASGCPSNLTCDCYATDRVCSVCLSRCQQVAPRAGTPGFRAPEVLTKCPTQTTAIDMWSAGIIFLSLLSERYPFYKASDDLTALAQIMTVRGSRETIQAAKTFGKSILCTQVVPAQNLRTLCERLRGTNSSCERSESEVPSQSVNDAALPVTVDNSCAPETLGKKIQHLKSFQEGDGALEMKATDMKGWDQVPDEAYDLLDKLLDLNPATRITAKEALLHPFFKDMRH, from the exons ATGGAGACAGTGTTGAAGTCTCACTATGATGAACAGCACCCTCATCAGGCTGAAGACTTCTGTGGGAAGCATGAGCAGAACAGCAAGCTTTCAG GAATAAAAAAGGATATAGAAAAGCTTTATGAAGCAGTGCCACAGCTTGTGAATGTGttcaaaattaaggaaaaaattggAGAAg GTActtttagttctgtttactTGGCCACAGCACAACTACAGACaggacatgaggaaaaaatggcTCTGAAACACTTGCTTCCAACCAGCCACCCTCTGCGAATTGCTGCTGAACTTCAGTGCCTCACAGTAGCAGG GGGACAAGATAACGTTATGGGAGTTAAATACTGCTTTAGGAAAAATGATCATGTGGTTATTGTTATGCCTTATCTGGAACATGAATCCTTCTTG GACATCTTGaattctctttcctttgaaGAAGTGAGGGAATACATGTTTAATCTGTTTAAAGCGTTGAGGCGCATTCATCACTTTGGTATTGTTCACCGTGACGTCAAGCCCAGTAACTTCCTCTACAACAGGCAGCTAAAAGA GTATGCCTTGGTAGATTTTGGTTTGGCACAAGGAACCCCTGATACAAAAATTGAACTTCTCAAAACAGCCCATTCTGAAGACCAGCAGGGAAGTTGCCCGCAAAATAATCCCACCATAGCTTTGGGAAACGGGGTTTCTGTCAGTGTCGCAGGACCTAAAGAGGCTCAACAGTCAGCCTCGAAAGCAGCTGATAAAAGGTCCAGCTCACTTCCAAAAATACAGAGTAaacaagcaggaggaggaaag GAGGATTCTGTGCACCATTCTGCCCAGCGCTCTGTCTTTGGGGAGAGGAATTTCAATGTCTATAGTTCTACATACCAGGAGAACTCAAGTACAAAA CTCATAAAACAATCAAAGGTGATAGATGTTTCATCTAGGAAGTTAGTAACAAAGAAGAAGACTATTTCTACCAAAACAGTGAGCAATGgggcagccaggagagctgccaGTGGTTGTCCCTCAAACCTGACCTGTGACTGTTATGCAACGGACAGAGTTTGCAGTGTTTGCCTTTCAAG GTGTCAGCAAGTTGCTCCCAGAGCAGGGACACCTGGATTTAGAGCACCAGAAGTATTAACAAAGTGCCCCACTCAGACCACAG CAATTGACATGTGGTCTGCGGGAATCATATTCCTTTCCCTGCTCAGTGAACGGTATCCATTTTACAAAGCAAGTGATGATTTAACTGCTTTGGCACAAATCATGACAGTTCGTGGATCCAGAGAAACCATTCAGGCTGCTAAAACTTTTG gtaaATCAATTCTGTGTACTCAAGTTGTCCCTGCACAAAACTTAAGAACCCTCTGTGAGAGGCTGAGAGGAACAAATAGCAGCTGTGAGAGATCCGAGAGTGAAGTGCCCAGCCAGTCTGTAAATGACGCAGCTTTGCCGGTTACAGTAGACAACTCATGTGCTCCTGAGacacttgggaaaaaaattcagcacttAAAGAGCTTTCAGGAAGGTGATGGTGCTTTGGAAATGAAGGCAACAGACATGAAAGGATGGGATCAGGTTCCTGATGAAGCCTATGACCTACTTGATAAGCTACTAGACTTAAACCCTGCAACAAGAATAACTGCAAAAGAGGCTTTGCtgcatcctttttttaaagacatgaGACACTGA